A single Euwallacea similis isolate ESF13 chromosome 1, ESF131.1, whole genome shotgun sequence DNA region contains:
- the LOC136409412 gene encoding uncharacterized protein: MGLFGGFKAKFSKDSVAKSNSKSSKNTEVVCLGYRVYSEFADPPHYSNQPPPEKRPLPVIKITSQKSDSNNVVSSSAAIHNSSHTNRNIEIAPNKQAPVAINHIPNRLRSNVSSISIPSSREDSISTRQNGIVTNPKAKQKNGISPKPAPRTATLSQSNVAETSIITNPKVKKPPKNKAAKDVSAPKKEIPFSQEDKTYISSTIPEIKKPERRTKSNSYVTEDPICVEGATTSINPAPNGRLAAEDEVRKTPPKSILKAKSMMEFQEAPKPKSSNTLSVPMSSETVTHSATSTIDENPINKDYSQNMRGIGNTSSFAANLFFAMDDDDDDEVTPGKNKNSAEC, from the exons ATGGGTTTGTTCGGTGGCTTTAAGGCTAAATTTTCCAAAGATTCTGTGGCCAAAAGTAATAGCAAAAGTTCCAAGAACACGGAAGTGGTTTGTTTAGGCTACAGGGTGTATTCGGAGTTTGCAGATCCTCCGCACT ATTCGAATCAACCTCCTCCAGAAAAGAGACCACTTCccgttattaaaattacatcgCAAAAGTCTGACTCTAACAATGTTGTAAGTAGCTCAGCTGCAATACACAATTCATCACACACAAatcgaaatattgaaatagcGCCTAATAAACAAGCTCCCGTAGCAATAAATCACATTCCAAATCGATTAAGAAGCAATGTTTCAAGCATATCGATCCCTTCCAGCCGGGAAGACAGTATTTCAACACGGCAAAACGGCATAGTTACAAACCCGAAAGCCAAACAGAAGAACGGTATTTCTCCGAAACCAGCACCAAGAACAGCCACTCTCAGCCAGAGTAATGTAGCTGAAACTTCCATAATTACAAACCCAAAGGTTAAAAAACCTCCAAAGAATAAAGCTGCAAAGGATGTTTCTGctccaaagaaagaaatcccCTTCAGCCAAGAAGATAAGACGTATATTAGCAGCACTATTCCGGAAATAAAAAAGCCGGAACGGCGCACAAAATCAAATAGTTATGTAACTGAAGATCCTATTTGTGTAGAGGGTGCAACAACCAGCATTAATCCTGCACCCAATGGCCGACTTGCAGCCGAAGATGAGGTTCGCAAGACCCCCCCGAAGTCAATTTTAAAGGCCAAATCTATGATGGAATTTCAAGAAGCTCCCAAACCCAAGTCGAGTAATACATTATCGGTACCAATGTCTAGTGAAACTGTAACACATTCGGCGACTAGTACTATAGATGAGAATCCAATAAATAAAGACTATAGTCAAAATATGCGGGGAATAGGGAACACTAGTAGTTTTGCTGCAAACCTATTTTTTGCAAtggatgatgatgatgatgacgaGGTAACTCctggcaaaaataaaaacagtgcAGAGtgttga